One region of Ahniella affigens genomic DNA includes:
- a CDS encoding ribonuclease D, producing the protein MADWIDKQDPLQALLAELSQAPALALDTEFERIRTYWPKLALMQLNPPKPAALVDTTAPLDWQPLGQLLADAPLLIMHSASEDLVALRALWPRPAKALFDTQIAASLAGVGHNLSYQKLVAQMLDVTLPKGETRSDWMKRPLSANQLDYAIDDVRYLNELHAALVERLEHQGRLAWVLQEGERMLTQAARTAIDSNLHHDYRNAWQLSIEQQQRLDLLLVWREEMARSLDRPRTWIMEHGSAFRLAEQTPANLQALTGVLSQERAFPKAKAQQLLKFLHEPQDPRPEFLPAPKPADKADEIRYKSLRMKIDALAATLGIDPGALISRRVLEFRLRTGQWTVDTAPWRAGLLEPLL; encoded by the coding sequence ATGGCTGATTGGATCGACAAGCAGGACCCGTTGCAAGCTTTGCTTGCCGAACTGAGTCAGGCCCCTGCCCTGGCACTGGATACCGAATTCGAGCGCATTCGCACCTATTGGCCGAAGCTTGCCTTGATGCAGCTGAATCCACCAAAACCAGCGGCCCTGGTCGATACGACGGCCCCGCTGGACTGGCAACCCCTGGGGCAGTTATTGGCCGATGCGCCGCTCTTGATCATGCACAGCGCGTCCGAAGATCTGGTTGCGCTGCGCGCGCTCTGGCCGCGGCCCGCCAAGGCCTTGTTCGACACCCAAATCGCCGCTTCGCTGGCAGGCGTCGGGCACAATTTGAGTTACCAGAAACTGGTTGCCCAGATGTTGGATGTGACGCTGCCCAAGGGCGAAACTCGCTCGGACTGGATGAAGCGACCGTTGAGCGCCAACCAGCTCGACTATGCCATTGACGATGTGCGCTACCTGAATGAACTGCATGCCGCGCTGGTCGAGCGCCTGGAACACCAGGGACGACTGGCTTGGGTCCTGCAGGAAGGCGAGCGGATGTTGACCCAGGCCGCCCGTACTGCAATCGACAGCAACTTGCACCACGATTATCGCAATGCCTGGCAGCTGAGCATCGAGCAGCAGCAGCGCTTGGATTTGCTCTTGGTCTGGCGGGAAGAGATGGCACGCAGCCTGGACCGACCGCGCACGTGGATCATGGAGCACGGCAGTGCCTTTCGCCTGGCCGAACAGACCCCGGCCAATCTGCAGGCACTCACCGGTGTGTTGAGCCAGGAACGGGCGTTTCCGAAGGCCAAAGCCCAGCAGCTGCTCAAGTTTCTGCATGAACCACAAGACCCTCGACCGGAGTTCCTGCCCGCTCCGAAACCTGCCGACAAGGCTGATGAGATCCGCTACAAGAGTCTGCGCATGAAAATCGACGCCCTCGCAGCGACGCTTGGTATTGATCCCGGTGCACTGATTTCCCGCCGGGTGCTGGAGTTTCGGCTGCGAACCGGGCAGTGGACCGTCGACACGGCACCTTGGCGCGCGGGCCTGCTGGAACCGTTGCTCTGA
- the deoC gene encoding deoxyribose-phosphate aldolase, with protein MNAPDSAAIASADLANLARRTLPLLDLTSLNEQDTPVCIRSLCERAATRFGKVAAVCVYPEHVHGARVHLAAIGSPEIRVATVVNFPDGSADPERIKRETWRAVSAGAEEIDLVIPWRSLLAGDSVAVSAAVDAARTACISLPLKVILETGELKDPALIRHAGQLAIDAGADFLKTSTGKVPINATPDAARVLCELIREQARPVGLKIAGGVRRTEDAGAYLAIIEHTLGAAFIHPARCRFGSSALLDDLQNVLSGQRQQARGGY; from the coding sequence ATGAACGCGCCCGATTCTGCTGCCATTGCTTCTGCCGACTTGGCCAACCTTGCCCGTCGGACCTTGCCATTGCTGGACCTGACGAGCCTGAATGAACAGGACACGCCAGTCTGTATCCGAAGCCTCTGCGAACGCGCTGCGACGCGTTTTGGCAAAGTCGCAGCGGTCTGTGTGTATCCCGAGCACGTGCACGGAGCTCGCGTTCATCTGGCCGCGATCGGCAGCCCCGAAATTCGCGTGGCGACTGTCGTCAATTTCCCCGACGGCAGCGCTGATCCGGAGCGGATCAAACGAGAGACCTGGCGCGCCGTGTCGGCCGGCGCCGAGGAGATCGACCTGGTCATTCCCTGGCGCTCGTTGCTCGCGGGTGATTCGGTCGCCGTCAGCGCCGCCGTCGACGCTGCACGCACCGCCTGCATCAGCTTGCCGCTTAAGGTGATCCTCGAAACCGGCGAGCTCAAAGATCCCGCGTTGATTCGTCATGCCGGGCAATTGGCCATTGATGCGGGCGCGGATTTTCTGAAGACTTCCACTGGCAAGGTGCCCATCAATGCCACGCCCGATGCGGCGCGGGTCCTCTGTGAGTTGATCCGGGAGCAAGCGCGGCCTGTAGGCCTGAAGATTGCCGGTGGCGTGCGCCGAACGGAAGATGCGGGCGCGTATTTGGCCATCATTGAACACACGCTTGGCGCCGCATTCATTCATCCAGCCCGTTGCCGGTTTGGTTCCAGCGCACTGCTCGATGACCTGCAGAATGTGCTGTCCGGGCAGCGCCAGCAGGCGCGCGGCGGCTACTGA
- a CDS encoding formylglycine-generating enzyme family protein: protein MSESRQGDKMSRKQVWGSTLGLGMLAIAMAWRWIWPSLSQIDWSKPDTPNPVEARIQALAEQAHAAPAEDEPDAAPVEADAMATIEDMPAAELDAEAAAKRDELLEQAKQATTAKHWLQPENGNALSLYTQALLLDPANSQARIGLEALLDSLFNEAGNALDEGDDALALDLVAALDRYELTDKRLPALARRVSVLPAIADALTEAAERFAAGHLLDPDGASALDSYRAVLSLDPRNRAGKRGLDDLAATLLNQALAAASSESFAEAFGLLNEATAVAPGNPRLKEVQDKVTNFRDRFADDLLARAELALKARERSRAEALLEEARALGLSDDRLANVARQLNNAQLYGNYQPGETFSDNFLDRSATSPTMVVIPIGTFSMGSDEQEPGRHGNEGPRHLVRIEQPFALARTETTVSQFRKFVNATKYVTDAEKVGEASQYDEKTGRITRQRDINWRNDYLGGRAKTSDPVLYVSWNDAMAFAEWLSRSTGQRYRLPSEAEFEYALRAGTESPYWWGEGSPQTVVGNLTGEGDRSRSRRTWTKAFDNYRDGYWGPAPVAQFAANPFGLYDLGSNLSEWVEDCWHDNFLRAPDTGAAWVNRGCTGRTIKGGSWGSAPEDVRSAYRLGVSADTRTARIGFRVARDLSQ, encoded by the coding sequence ATGAGCGAAAGCCGTCAAGGCGACAAGATGAGCAGAAAACAGGTTTGGGGCAGCACCCTGGGCCTTGGCATGCTCGCGATCGCCATGGCTTGGCGCTGGATCTGGCCGAGCCTGTCACAGATCGACTGGTCGAAACCTGATACCCCGAATCCGGTCGAGGCCAGGATCCAGGCTCTGGCCGAGCAGGCCCACGCAGCGCCAGCCGAGGATGAGCCCGATGCAGCGCCAGTCGAGGCGGACGCGATGGCGACGATCGAGGATATGCCGGCTGCGGAGCTCGACGCGGAGGCTGCTGCAAAGCGCGACGAACTGCTCGAACAAGCCAAGCAGGCCACGACGGCCAAGCATTGGCTGCAGCCCGAAAATGGCAATGCGTTGTCGCTTTATACGCAGGCGTTGCTGCTCGATCCTGCAAACAGCCAGGCGCGAATTGGTCTGGAGGCGTTGCTGGATTCGCTCTTCAACGAGGCTGGCAATGCCTTGGACGAAGGCGATGATGCCCTGGCGCTCGATCTGGTGGCAGCGCTCGACCGCTACGAACTTACCGACAAGCGTCTGCCGGCACTGGCGCGGCGCGTCAGCGTGCTGCCTGCTATTGCCGATGCGCTGACGGAGGCGGCTGAGCGTTTTGCCGCCGGGCATTTGCTTGACCCCGACGGTGCCAGCGCACTCGATAGCTATCGGGCGGTGCTGAGCCTTGACCCGCGCAACCGCGCCGGCAAACGCGGATTGGATGACCTGGCGGCCACCTTGCTGAATCAGGCGCTTGCCGCGGCCAGCAGCGAGTCGTTTGCCGAAGCCTTTGGTCTGCTCAATGAGGCCACGGCAGTCGCCCCGGGCAATCCGCGGCTGAAAGAGGTGCAAGACAAGGTCACGAATTTCCGTGATCGCTTTGCGGACGATCTGCTGGCTCGCGCCGAGCTGGCGCTCAAAGCCCGCGAGCGCAGTCGTGCCGAAGCACTACTGGAAGAAGCGCGCGCGTTGGGACTCAGCGACGACCGACTCGCCAACGTGGCGCGCCAGCTCAACAATGCCCAACTCTATGGCAACTATCAGCCCGGCGAGACCTTTAGCGACAACTTCCTGGATCGCTCGGCCACCAGCCCGACCATGGTCGTCATCCCGATCGGCACGTTCTCGATGGGATCGGATGAACAAGAGCCAGGCCGGCACGGCAATGAAGGTCCACGCCATCTGGTTCGAATTGAACAGCCCTTTGCGTTGGCCCGGACCGAGACGACTGTGTCGCAGTTCCGCAAATTCGTGAATGCAACGAAGTACGTGACTGATGCGGAGAAGGTCGGGGAGGCCAGTCAGTACGACGAAAAGACCGGGCGCATCACCCGCCAGCGCGACATCAACTGGCGCAACGACTACTTGGGTGGTCGGGCCAAGACCAGTGACCCGGTGTTGTACGTATCGTGGAACGATGCCATGGCGTTTGCGGAATGGCTGAGCCGGAGCACGGGCCAACGGTACCGGCTGCCATCGGAAGCCGAGTTTGAATATGCGTTGCGGGCCGGCACTGAGAGCCCTTATTGGTGGGGTGAGGGTTCGCCGCAAACGGTCGTCGGCAATCTGACCGGCGAAGGCGATCGCTCGCGCAGCCGCCGGACCTGGACCAAGGCCTTCGACAACTATCGCGATGGCTACTGGGGACCGGCACCCGTCGCGCAGTTTGCCGCGAATCCGTTCGGGCTGTATGACCTGGGCAGCAACCTGAGCGAGTGGGTCGAGGACTGCTGGCACGACAACTTCCTGCGCGCACCCGACACCGGTGCCGCCTGGGTCAACCGCGGGTGCACCGGTCGTACGATCAAGGGCGGTTCCTGGGGTAGTGCGCCTGAAGACGTGCGGTCTGCGTACCGGCTTGGCGTGAGCGCTGACACGCGCACGGCGCGAATCGGATTTCGCGTGGCGCGCGATCTCAGTCAGTAA
- a CDS encoding GGDEF domain-containing protein, which translates to MTHLSRLRIAAGLRAGVRSWRRSVVALLLILVSLQGLAQQVHSNLPRHPLEDKALEQPIEALSEIEKALVAAPPGSLEQVTLLLAKANACRVLANWECQRDAGLQAAEAADAIGQTLLAVRGQIAEARGRFAIQDFARGEQVLGSARAKLERVPDAELLADIYLAMSSMSDRIGKHALAIESAEKGLKALGNVKSPGIEARLWRNLARSRGFLGDNEQARAALSNGRAVIETMRDPKLAAELDLELARLARSRGDAAEQVSAGTRILGLADKLKNSQLEGLGQEVLGLAAMDLGNWNEAITRLRLAYRSFDSLKLERDALRVLRDLVRLEADHGHDYDTTRRLVHELIERERDLDRQERAQAGEDFDAQLKYAQQNFELQRLEAEAALAKAREQSSEDRERLNLAVLAMTVLGLLSLGVLFVQQRRSNRTLADALAQKQRSEKALEASERLLRNISDQTPALIAYLDRECRYQFVNAHYRSVFRADPNNMIGQTVAATRTPELYAQIKPHIDQVLAGERADFESSGIDDGGVERFFRVSYVPDRAPDGEIRGFYSLAFDVTAMKLAERKLEELSRTDALTGLPNRRWFDLSLRTALSRNQRHHQGLALLYLDIDHFKQINDRYGHSAGDQVIREFAQRLRQSIRTEDLVARIGGDEFVIIAEDCAAVDDARHIAEKLLKAMEAPMQIDIYAIRCHTSIGIAWLQNVEDSNVAIKLADDALYAAKAAGRNTFAVAGQ; encoded by the coding sequence ATGACTCACCTATCCCGACTGCGCATTGCCGCTGGTCTTCGTGCAGGCGTCCGATCTTGGCGCCGCAGCGTTGTTGCGCTGCTGTTGATCCTGGTGTCACTGCAGGGTCTTGCCCAGCAGGTTCATTCCAACCTGCCGCGGCATCCGCTGGAGGACAAAGCGCTCGAGCAGCCAATCGAAGCGCTGAGCGAGATCGAGAAGGCGCTCGTTGCGGCACCACCGGGCAGCCTAGAGCAAGTCACCTTATTGCTGGCCAAGGCCAATGCCTGCCGGGTTCTGGCCAATTGGGAATGTCAGCGCGATGCTGGCCTGCAGGCCGCCGAAGCCGCCGATGCAATCGGTCAAACTTTGCTCGCCGTGCGCGGCCAGATTGCCGAGGCACGCGGGCGGTTCGCTATTCAGGATTTTGCCCGGGGCGAACAAGTGCTCGGCAGTGCCCGCGCGAAGCTTGAGCGTGTGCCCGATGCTGAGTTGCTGGCCGACATCTATCTGGCCATGTCGTCGATGAGTGATCGCATCGGCAAACATGCACTGGCCATCGAATCAGCCGAAAAAGGTCTGAAAGCACTGGGCAACGTGAAATCGCCCGGTATCGAGGCCCGGCTCTGGCGCAACCTGGCGCGCTCCCGCGGATTTCTCGGAGACAACGAACAGGCGCGTGCCGCGCTGTCGAACGGTCGCGCCGTCATCGAGACGATGCGCGACCCCAAGCTTGCGGCCGAACTGGACTTGGAGCTCGCGCGCCTGGCACGGTCGCGCGGCGATGCGGCCGAGCAAGTATCGGCAGGCACGCGGATTCTGGGGCTCGCGGACAAGTTGAAGAACTCACAGCTCGAAGGCCTGGGTCAGGAGGTGCTTGGTCTGGCGGCCATGGATCTCGGCAACTGGAACGAAGCGATCACTCGCCTGCGCCTGGCGTACCGATCGTTTGACAGCTTGAAGCTCGAACGCGACGCGCTGCGCGTGCTCCGCGACTTGGTCCGTCTGGAAGCCGATCACGGGCACGACTACGACACGACACGGCGGCTGGTGCACGAATTGATCGAGCGGGAGCGCGATCTGGATCGACAGGAGCGCGCTCAGGCCGGCGAAGATTTCGATGCCCAACTGAAATACGCCCAGCAGAATTTCGAACTGCAACGTCTGGAAGCCGAAGCGGCATTGGCCAAGGCGCGTGAGCAATCGTCCGAAGATCGGGAGCGGTTGAATCTCGCCGTCCTCGCCATGACGGTGTTGGGCCTGCTGTCGCTTGGTGTGCTGTTTGTGCAGCAGCGACGCTCGAATCGCACCCTGGCCGATGCGCTGGCGCAGAAGCAACGCAGCGAAAAGGCGCTGGAAGCCAGCGAGCGATTGCTCCGCAACATCTCGGATCAGACCCCGGCGCTGATTGCCTACCTGGATCGGGAATGCCGCTATCAGTTTGTCAATGCGCATTACCGTTCGGTGTTCCGGGCGGACCCGAACAACATGATCGGGCAGACAGTTGCCGCCACGCGCACGCCCGAGCTTTATGCGCAAATCAAGCCGCACATTGATCAGGTGTTGGCCGGCGAGCGCGCTGATTTCGAATCGTCGGGCATCGACGATGGCGGCGTCGAACGCTTCTTCCGTGTCAGCTATGTGCCCGATCGTGCCCCCGACGGCGAGATCCGCGGCTTCTACTCGCTGGCGTTTGATGTCACGGCGATGAAGCTCGCGGAGCGCAAATTGGAAGAGCTGTCGCGTACGGATGCGCTGACCGGCCTGCCGAATCGGCGCTGGTTCGACTTGAGTCTGCGCACGGCGTTGTCGCGCAATCAACGGCATCACCAAGGCCTGGCCTTGCTGTACCTCGATATCGATCACTTCAAGCAGATCAACGACCGCTACGGTCACTCCGCGGGTGATCAAGTCATTCGTGAATTTGCCCAGCGACTGCGCCAGTCGATTCGCACTGAGGATCTCGTTGCCCGCATTGGCGGCGACGAGTTTGTCATCATTGCCGAGGACTGCGCGGCCGTCGACGACGCCCGCCATATCGCCGAGAAGTTGCTGAAGGCCATGGAGGCCCCCATGCAGATCGACATTTACGCGATCCGTTGCCACACCAGCATTGGCATCGCGTGGCTGCAGAATGTCGAGGACAGCAACGTTGCGATCAAGCTTGCCGACGACGCGCTCTACGCTGCCAAAGCGGCGGGACGCAATACGTTTGCCGTGGCTGGGCAATAA
- a CDS encoding M48 family metallopeptidase: MRWWVLILAAGYLGYYYLSNRQEASFTGRKQLVETTVEQDVALGLQAYRDILSGERGNIVTEGETPEMVRDIAQRLVAAGPKVEALLKQSNGVGADTPWDQFEWAVSVIESDQANAFCLPGGKMAVYTGILPVAQNQDALAAVMGHEIAHAILRHGAERMAHQKLTQIGTVAAGVATSDMDPQRQQMVMAAIGAGAKFGYMLPFSREHESEADYVGLMLAAGACFDPNESIGLWERMGATGGQRPPEFMSTHPSGETRIQNLQSWMADAEKVRAALCEQTF; encoded by the coding sequence ATGCGCTGGTGGGTGTTGATACTGGCGGCGGGTTACCTCGGCTACTACTACCTCAGCAATCGTCAGGAAGCGTCGTTCACCGGACGCAAGCAGTTGGTCGAGACCACCGTTGAGCAGGATGTCGCGTTGGGTTTGCAGGCCTATCGCGACATTCTGAGTGGCGAGCGCGGCAACATCGTGACCGAAGGCGAAACGCCCGAAATGGTGCGTGACATCGCGCAGCGTCTGGTAGCGGCTGGCCCGAAAGTCGAGGCCTTGCTGAAGCAGTCCAACGGCGTGGGTGCTGATACCCCTTGGGATCAGTTTGAATGGGCGGTGTCGGTCATTGAGTCCGATCAGGCCAATGCGTTCTGTCTGCCTGGCGGAAAGATGGCGGTCTACACGGGCATTCTCCCGGTTGCACAGAATCAGGATGCGCTCGCAGCGGTCATGGGGCATGAAATTGCCCATGCCATCCTGCGCCACGGCGCCGAGCGCATGGCGCATCAAAAACTGACGCAGATTGGCACGGTCGCCGCTGGCGTTGCGACGAGCGATATGGACCCACAACGCCAGCAGATGGTCATGGCGGCGATCGGTGCGGGGGCCAAATTCGGCTACATGCTGCCGTTCTCCCGCGAACATGAGTCCGAGGCGGATTACGTGGGCCTGATGCTGGCCGCCGGCGCCTGCTTTGATCCGAATGAGTCGATCGGGCTCTGGGAACGCATGGGCGCGACGGGCGGACAACGTCCACCCGAATTCATGTCGACGCACCCAAGTGGCGAGACCCGCATTCAGAATCTGCAATCCTGGATGGCCGATGCGGAAAAAGTCCGCGCGGCGCTATGCGAGCAAACTTTTTGA
- a CDS encoding WD40 repeat domain-containing serine/threonine-protein kinase, which yields MEIRLCTDCGHWSERGKTRCGRCGGAITLADEVSLLGQELGRYRLQSVIGCGGMGIVFAAEHLGLGREVAIKALLPELDHADIIERFQREARLLAGLRHPHIIEIFDFDISSQGMPFYVMERLHGLSFGQALARVGRPLRLTELSLVFVSVARALDYAHRQQIIHRDLKPENVYLAHGELSTVVKLLDFGIAKRLTKDNQQSRLTETGAVLGTPLYLSPEQLADEPLGPASDQFALGLMFAECLIGAPVRGQQSPTQMLRLAMQGDVLDAGQWQAIPDACRAALRRALAFAPDARFPNCLMFIEALELEREPIDTAWIESLGLGQSRLVPTPAPATTALDRLPDADDNRPMALTTPAPAVTRAPTPVTRQSQGPNATVVAAKAQARPRRWWLALTGMLVLAVFVGWYGWSRSGTGDAPWTQGAVQVRPGPSLTLPADAGYLVGLLDAEAYFESSNGHYVLSLDDDLPISAVPSSERILGASEQDELFVQQGNTVSLRAPRGGDQKTLATVPDDASWIRLDPEGTWLAYVQGDAVHWFATKSPAAVRSHPLLRASVQFMAVRDGQLLLARYQPNDVLILELATGETRFSTRTDVNRVFDMAWQPTLNRLAICGFSPIVEIFDLTRPDRPVRLTVPTQCQAALWIPEGPTLLLRADRSLVRWSEQAQATMPWPGKVGSAGAILARFVARDGRVWLYEPELHRLQQIELGPEHLQTLNAPTGVEPWDLAVGQDAVYLGLSNGLLVAIEPQGTRTLSVHDAGITDLIDAGDRLASASDDRTLAVWKKPELSVAWRSRGHDFLVNQLWLAPDQQRLWSSSSDGLAKQWRWPDLEPMQQLDLSALCGHPRTSLHAVWLNAAQDRALFGTWDRRLLWLKRDGDLWQCKSFDVASGGGYRLLEVPAVRAVLLEGTEPSRLYAFDLDTERLSRLPDLGFDLLGLSRSPRPDTALAAGLQSVLLIRGTRNADQTLNWQLEPRMLHGLGRGYAADYAPAQHGFVVADDQGQVKVVPLTLFPGLFETTAENAP from the coding sequence ATGGAGATCCGTTTATGCACCGATTGCGGCCACTGGTCCGAGCGCGGCAAGACCCGCTGTGGCCGTTGCGGTGGTGCCATCACGCTGGCCGATGAGGTCTCGCTGCTCGGCCAGGAATTGGGTCGGTATCGGTTGCAGTCGGTGATCGGTTGTGGCGGCATGGGTATTGTGTTTGCCGCCGAGCATCTCGGCCTGGGTCGGGAAGTCGCGATCAAGGCGCTACTGCCAGAGCTGGACCACGCCGACATCATCGAGCGCTTTCAGCGCGAGGCCAGGCTGCTTGCCGGGCTGAGACACCCGCACATCATCGAGATTTTCGACTTTGACATCAGCAGTCAGGGCATGCCGTTTTACGTCATGGAAAGACTGCACGGGCTGTCCTTCGGCCAGGCCCTGGCGCGCGTGGGCCGCCCGCTCCGCCTGACCGAACTGAGCCTGGTCTTCGTCAGCGTCGCGCGCGCACTGGACTATGCCCATCGGCAGCAGATCATTCATCGCGATCTGAAACCTGAGAACGTCTACCTCGCACATGGCGAGCTGTCGACCGTTGTCAAACTGCTCGACTTTGGCATCGCCAAGCGGCTCACCAAAGACAATCAGCAGTCACGACTGACCGAGACCGGCGCCGTGCTCGGGACCCCTTTGTATCTGAGCCCGGAGCAGTTGGCGGACGAGCCACTCGGCCCGGCCTCGGATCAGTTTGCGCTTGGCCTGATGTTTGCCGAGTGTCTGATTGGCGCACCGGTGCGTGGGCAGCAATCCCCGACTCAGATGCTACGCCTCGCGATGCAGGGCGATGTATTGGATGCCGGGCAATGGCAAGCGATTCCTGATGCCTGTCGCGCAGCGCTGCGCCGCGCATTGGCGTTTGCGCCGGACGCGCGGTTTCCGAACTGCCTGATGTTCATCGAGGCATTGGAACTGGAGCGTGAACCGATCGATACCGCGTGGATAGAGTCACTCGGGCTCGGTCAATCGCGCCTGGTCCCAACGCCCGCCCCCGCGACCACGGCACTGGACCGTTTGCCTGACGCTGACGACAACCGACCGATGGCACTGACGACGCCCGCGCCGGCCGTGACTCGGGCGCCTACGCCGGTAACCCGCCAGTCCCAAGGTCCAAACGCCACGGTAGTCGCAGCCAAGGCGCAGGCTCGGCCGCGTCGATGGTGGCTGGCGCTTACTGGCATGCTGGTGCTCGCCGTGTTTGTCGGATGGTACGGGTGGTCAAGATCGGGAACTGGTGACGCCCCTTGGACTCAAGGCGCAGTGCAGGTTAGACCGGGTCCGAGTCTGACGCTACCTGCTGATGCGGGCTATCTGGTCGGTCTGCTTGACGCTGAGGCCTATTTCGAATCCTCGAATGGCCACTACGTGCTCAGCCTCGATGACGATCTGCCGATCAGCGCGGTGCCGTCGAGCGAACGGATTCTTGGCGCCAGCGAGCAAGACGAACTGTTTGTGCAACAGGGCAACACCGTCAGTCTGCGCGCACCCCGGGGCGGCGACCAGAAGACCTTGGCAACGGTGCCTGACGACGCTAGCTGGATTCGGCTCGACCCCGAGGGAACCTGGCTTGCCTATGTTCAGGGCGACGCCGTGCACTGGTTTGCAACCAAGTCACCCGCAGCCGTCCGTTCGCATCCGCTATTGCGCGCCAGCGTGCAGTTCATGGCAGTCCGCGATGGGCAGCTGTTGCTCGCGCGCTATCAGCCAAACGATGTACTGATCCTGGAATTGGCGACCGGCGAGACGCGCTTTAGCACGCGCACCGACGTCAACCGCGTGTTCGATATGGCGTGGCAGCCTACGCTGAATCGCTTGGCGATCTGCGGCTTCTCACCGATTGTCGAAATATTTGATCTGACCCGGCCCGACCGCCCGGTGCGTCTGACGGTCCCAACGCAATGCCAGGCCGCCCTGTGGATTCCGGAGGGCCCAACGTTGTTGCTGCGCGCCGACCGCAGCCTGGTGCGGTGGTCCGAGCAAGCGCAGGCGACCATGCCCTGGCCCGGAAAAGTCGGGAGCGCTGGCGCTATTTTGGCGCGGTTTGTCGCGCGCGATGGCCGGGTCTGGTTGTACGAGCCTGAGCTGCACCGTTTGCAGCAGATCGAGTTGGGGCCAGAACACTTGCAGACGTTGAACGCGCCGACGGGCGTCGAGCCCTGGGACCTCGCCGTCGGCCAGGACGCCGTGTATCTCGGGCTGTCGAATGGCTTGCTGGTCGCGATCGAACCGCAAGGGACCCGAACTCTGAGCGTTCACGACGCCGGCATTACGGACCTGATCGATGCTGGGGATCGCTTGGCGAGCGCGTCTGATGATCGCACCCTGGCCGTCTGGAAAAAACCGGAACTCAGCGTGGCTTGGCGGAGCCGCGGACACGACTTTCTGGTCAATCAACTATGGCTCGCGCCAGATCAGCAGCGTCTATGGTCGAGCTCCTCCGATGGCCTGGCCAAGCAATGGCGCTGGCCCGATCTGGAGCCGATGCAGCAATTGGATTTGAGTGCATTGTGTGGCCACCCGCGGACGTCTTTGCACGCTGTCTGGCTGAATGCGGCCCAGGACCGAGCGTTGTTCGGCACCTGGGACAGACGCCTGTTGTGGCTAAAACGCGACGGCGATCTCTGGCAATGCAAGAGCTTTGACGTGGCCAGCGGCGGCGGATATCGCCTGTTGGAAGTGCCAGCGGTGCGCGCCGTGTTACTGGAGGGCACCGAACCAAGCCGGTTGTACGCCTTTGACCTCGACACCGAGCGCTTGAGCCGGCTTCCGGATTTGGGCTTCGACCTGTTGGGGCTTAGCCGCAGCCCGCGACCCGATACGGCCTTGGCAGCCGGCCTCCAATCCGTGCTGTTGATTCGTGGGACCCGGAATGCCGACCAGACACTGAACTGGCAATTGGAACCAAGAATGTTGCACGGCCTCGGTCGCGGCTATGCCGCCGACTATGCACCGGCCCAGCACGGATTTGTCGTCGCTGACGACCAAGGCCAGGTCAAGGTCGTGCCGCTCACCCTGTTTCCGGGTTTGTTTGAAACCACCGCCGAGAACGCGCCATGA